The nucleotide sequence ATGAGATTGCATCCGCCTGCGGCGGGCTGATGATTTATGCAGCGACCGATTGCAGATTATCTGCGGCCCCCTCAATCATTCAGGATGCACAAGCATCAAAACTGGGCTTCTTCGGTGGACCCCTCCAGGGCCTCCACCGAACTTTCGCCTCCGGTCACACAGTTCATGACACGGTCAAAATACCCGGTGCCCACGAACTTTTGATGGGTAATGGCCATGTAGCCGTCATCTTTGCCATGTGCAAATTCCTCCTGCTGGAATTCGGAGTAGGCCTTCATGCCCTCTTTGCGGTAACTGAGCGCCAGCTCGAACATGCCCAGGTTAAGGGCGTGAAAACCGGCCAGGGTGACAAACTGAAACTTATACCCCATGGCGCCCAGCTCCCGTTGAAAAGTGGCGATTTCACTGTCAGCCAGATTGCCCTTCCAGTTAAAAGAAGGCGAGCAGTTATAGGCCAGCAATTTGTCCGGATAATCGGCCTTAATCGCCTCGGCAAATTGCTTGGCCTGTTTAAGATCGGGGGTTGACGTTTCACACCACACCAGATCCGCGTAGGGGGCGTAGGCTCGGCCGCGAGCAATGGCCGCTTCAACGCCGTTTTTCACAGGATAGAAGCCTTCGGAGGTGCGTTTATCATCGATGATAAACGGTCGGTCTCGCTTATCGATGTTACTGGTTAGCAGATTGGCGGCATCGGCATCGGTGCGTGCCACTAATAAGGTCGGCACCCCGCAGACATCGGCTGCCAGGCGGGCCGCGATCAGCTTGGTGATAAACTCCTGCGTGGGCACCAGAACCTTGCCGCCCAGGTGGCCGCATTTTTTGGCGGATGCCAGTTGATCTTCAAAGTGCACCCCGGCCGCACCGGCATGGATCATCTGTTTCATTAATTCAAA is from Desulfobacterales bacterium and encodes:
- the aceA gene encoding isocitrate lyase, which encodes MPKTIEEKAMELCERLSCHEIDVDDAAIMRDEWENDPRWQGITRPYAPEEVLALRGTLKVEYTFATAGAKRLWYLLQNEDYIPALGALTGNQAVQQVEAGLKAIYLSGWQVAADANLAGEMYPDQSLYPANSVPEVVRRINNALRRADQIQVLDGRKRGPYWFAPIVADAEAGFGGPLNAFELMKQMIHAGAAGVHFEDQLASAKKCGHLGGKVLVPTQEFITKLIAARLAADVCGVPTLLVARTDADAANLLTSNIDKRDRPFIIDDKRTSEGFYPVKNGVEAAIARGRAYAPYADLVWCETSTPDLKQAKQFAEAIKADYPDKLLAYNCSPSFNWKGNLADSEIATFQRELGAMGYKFQFVTLAGFHALNLGMFELALSYRKEGMKAYSEFQQEEFAHGKDDGYMAITHQKFVGTGYFDRVMNCVTGGESSVEALEGSTEEAQF